One Carassius gibelio isolate Cgi1373 ecotype wild population from Czech Republic chromosome A7, carGib1.2-hapl.c, whole genome shotgun sequence DNA window includes the following coding sequences:
- the LOC128016948 gene encoding nucleosome assembly protein 1-like 4 isoform X1, with the protein MDADNEAKGKVSDQAMQNPQVLAALQDKIDSVSHSASIMDSLPKSVKRRVNALKNLQVNSTHIEAKFYKEVHELERKYSALYQPLFDKRRNIVSGEVEPTDEECEWQNDHEDEAALAEDLKKKAALEEKTEDANEEKPKGVPEFWLTIFRSVDMLSDMLQEHDEPILKHLQDIKVIFSGPDQPMSFTLEFHFEPNEYFTNTVLTKVYKMKSEPDAEDPFSFEGPEIIDCDGCQIDWHKGKDVTVKTIKKKQKHKGRGTARVITKQVPNDSFFNFFNPIKVSPDRELDEDSEYTLATDFEIGHFFRERIVPRAVLYFTGEALEDDDSFEEEELDEGEEEDQDEEEEDDEEEGDSKTGNPQPAECKQQ; encoded by the exons GTAAGGTGAGCGACCAAGCGATGCAGAACCCACAAGTGTTGGCAGCTCTTCAGGACAAAATAGACAGTGTCTCACATAGTGCTTCCATCATGGACAG CTTACCAAAGTCTGTGAAAAGAAGAGTCAATGCCTTAAAGAATCTTCAGGTTAACAGCACGCACATCGAAGCCAAGTTTTACAAGGAGGTGCATGAGCTGGAGAGAAAGTATAGCGCTCTCTATCAGCCGTTATTTGACAAA AGAAGAAACATAGTCTCTGGGGAAGTGGAACCCACTGATGAGGAGTGTGAATGGCAGAATGACCATGAGGATGAAGCAGCATTAGCA GAAGATCTAAAGAAGAAAGCAGCTCTAGAGGAAAAGACAGAAGATGCAAATGAGGAGAAACCCAAAGGAGTTCCAGAGTTTTGGCTGACCATATTCCGGAGTGTGGACATGTTGAGTGATATGCTGCAG GAGCATGATGAACCAATACTTAAACATCTTCAGGATATTAAAGTGATATTTTCTGGTCCTGATCAGCCCATG AGCTTCACATTAGAGTTCCACTTTGAGCCCAATGAATACTTCACCAACACGGTCCTCACAAAAGTATACAAGATGAAGTCGGAGCCAGATGCAGAGGATCCGTTTTCATTTGAGGGACCAGAGATCATCGACTGTGATGG GTGTCAAATTGATTGGCACAAAGGCAAAGATGTGACGGTAAAAACGATCAAGAAGAAACAGAAGCACAAAGGCAGAGGTACAGCAAGGGTCATCACCAAACAAGTGCCCAATGACTCCTTTTTCAACTTCTTCAACCCTATTAAAG tTTCACCAGACAGAGAGCTG GATGAGGATTCGGAGTACACTTTAGCCACAGATTTTGAAATCGGCCATTTCTTCAGGGAAAGGATCGTTCCGAGGGCAGTTTTGTATTTCACAGGAGAAGCTCTGGAGGATGATGACAGT TTTGAAGAGGAGGAGCTGGACGAGGGTGAAGAGGAG GACcaagatgaggaggaagaggatgatgaagaggaggGAGATTCCAAG actgGGAATCCTCAGCCTGCAGAGTGCAAACAACAGTAA
- the LOC128016948 gene encoding nucleosome assembly protein 1-like 4 isoform X2 — MDADNEAKGKVSDQAMQNPQVLAALQDKIDSVSHSASIMDSLPKSVKRRVNALKNLQVNSTHIEAKFYKEVHELERKYSALYQPLFDKRRNIVSGEVEPTDEECEWQNDHEDEAALAEDLKKKAALEEKTEDANEEKPKGVPEFWLTIFRSVDMLSDMLQEHDEPILKHLQDIKVIFSGPDQPMSFTLEFHFEPNEYFTNTVLTKVYKMKSEPDAEDPFSFEGPEIIDCDGCQIDWHKGKDVTVKTIKKKQKHKGRGTARVITKQVPNDSFFNFFNPIKVSPDRELDEDSEYTLATDFEIGHFFRERIVPRAVLYFTGEALEDDDSFEEEELDEGEEEDQDEEEEDDEEEGDSK; from the exons GTAAGGTGAGCGACCAAGCGATGCAGAACCCACAAGTGTTGGCAGCTCTTCAGGACAAAATAGACAGTGTCTCACATAGTGCTTCCATCATGGACAG CTTACCAAAGTCTGTGAAAAGAAGAGTCAATGCCTTAAAGAATCTTCAGGTTAACAGCACGCACATCGAAGCCAAGTTTTACAAGGAGGTGCATGAGCTGGAGAGAAAGTATAGCGCTCTCTATCAGCCGTTATTTGACAAA AGAAGAAACATAGTCTCTGGGGAAGTGGAACCCACTGATGAGGAGTGTGAATGGCAGAATGACCATGAGGATGAAGCAGCATTAGCA GAAGATCTAAAGAAGAAAGCAGCTCTAGAGGAAAAGACAGAAGATGCAAATGAGGAGAAACCCAAAGGAGTTCCAGAGTTTTGGCTGACCATATTCCGGAGTGTGGACATGTTGAGTGATATGCTGCAG GAGCATGATGAACCAATACTTAAACATCTTCAGGATATTAAAGTGATATTTTCTGGTCCTGATCAGCCCATG AGCTTCACATTAGAGTTCCACTTTGAGCCCAATGAATACTTCACCAACACGGTCCTCACAAAAGTATACAAGATGAAGTCGGAGCCAGATGCAGAGGATCCGTTTTCATTTGAGGGACCAGAGATCATCGACTGTGATGG GTGTCAAATTGATTGGCACAAAGGCAAAGATGTGACGGTAAAAACGATCAAGAAGAAACAGAAGCACAAAGGCAGAGGTACAGCAAGGGTCATCACCAAACAAGTGCCCAATGACTCCTTTTTCAACTTCTTCAACCCTATTAAAG tTTCACCAGACAGAGAGCTG GATGAGGATTCGGAGTACACTTTAGCCACAGATTTTGAAATCGGCCATTTCTTCAGGGAAAGGATCGTTCCGAGGGCAGTTTTGTATTTCACAGGAGAAGCTCTGGAGGATGATGACAGT TTTGAAGAGGAGGAGCTGGACGAGGGTGAAGAGGAG GACcaagatgaggaggaagaggatgatgaagaggaggGAGATTCCAAG TGA